In a single window of the Orbaceae bacterium lpD04 genome:
- a CDS encoding trans-2-enoyl-CoA reductase family protein: MIIKPKIRGFICTTTHPVGCAENVNQQIAYVKSKGKLTNGPKKVLVIGASTGYGLASRITAAFGSDAATIGVFFEKPSSENKTGTAGWYNSAAFDKAAKAAGLYAKSVNGDAFSNQCRQVVIDLIKKDLGQIDLVVYSLASPVRKMPDSGELVRSTLKPIGQPYKSVALDTNKDVLIEATVEPANEQEIDDTIKVMGGQDWELWMDALSQAGVLADNAQAVAYSYIGTELTWPIYWHGTLGKAKEDLDRAAHAIDKKLSAKDGHAYVAVLKSVVTQASSAIPVMPLYIAMSFKVMKEQGIHEGCIEQIQRMFASKLYANALPDTDDKHRLRLDDWELRPEVQDACQQIWAKVTDDTIYQVTDYQGYKDEFLRLFGFGLTGVDYDADVNPDVQFDVITLN, translated from the coding sequence ATGATTATTAAACCCAAAATTCGTGGTTTTATTTGTACCACCACTCATCCAGTCGGCTGCGCAGAGAATGTGAATCAACAAATCGCGTATGTTAAATCTAAAGGTAAACTAACTAATGGCCCTAAAAAAGTTTTAGTTATTGGCGCTTCAACTGGATATGGACTTGCGTCACGTATTACTGCGGCTTTTGGTTCTGACGCGGCAACAATTGGTGTTTTCTTTGAGAAACCAAGTTCAGAAAATAAAACTGGCACCGCTGGTTGGTATAATTCAGCTGCATTTGATAAAGCGGCTAAAGCAGCAGGTTTATACGCTAAAAGCGTTAATGGCGATGCGTTTTCAAATCAATGCCGCCAAGTTGTTATCGATTTAATTAAAAAAGATTTAGGCCAAATTGACTTAGTTGTTTACTCTTTAGCATCACCGGTTCGCAAAATGCCAGATTCTGGCGAGCTTGTCCGTTCAACATTAAAACCAATTGGTCAACCTTATAAATCAGTTGCACTTGATACGAATAAAGATGTGTTAATTGAAGCAACGGTTGAGCCAGCGAACGAGCAAGAAATTGACGATACCATCAAAGTGATGGGCGGGCAAGATTGGGAACTATGGATGGACGCGCTATCACAAGCGGGAGTACTTGCCGATAACGCGCAAGCGGTTGCTTATTCTTACATTGGTACCGAGCTTACTTGGCCAATTTACTGGCACGGCACTTTAGGTAAAGCGAAAGAAGATTTAGATCGTGCAGCGCACGCCATCGATAAAAAATTATCAGCAAAAGATGGTCATGCTTATGTTGCGGTACTTAAATCAGTTGTTACCCAGGCTTCATCTGCAATTCCTGTTATGCCTTTATACATTGCCATGTCATTTAAAGTGATGAAAGAGCAAGGTATTCATGAAGGCTGCATCGAACAAATTCAGCGTATGTTTGCCTCTAAACTCTATGCAAATGCGTTACCTGATACCGATGATAAACACCGCCTAAGACTTGATGACTGGGAACTTCGCCCTGAAGTACAAGATGCTTGTCAGCAAATTTGGGCTAAAGTAACTGATGATACTATCTATCAAGTAACGGATTATCAAGGTTATAAAGATGAATTTTTACGTCTATTTGGTTTTGGTTTAACTGGTGTTGACTATGATGCTGACGTTAACCCTGATGTGCAATTTGATGTGATCACATTAAATTAA
- a CDS encoding LysE/ArgO family amino acid transporter, which produces MLAFWYGMGTGFSLIMAIGAQNAFVLKQGLKKNFVFSVCLVCALSDSILIYLSIMGFSHFITQYPIVVTIAKYFGAIFLFCYGLRSFYTAIKKQGSLKPSDLEKGSFFKVIGVCLAFTWLNPHVYLDTVLLIGSVSLQFSDATYQFACGTILASWIFFFSLGYGARMLLPLFTNPISWKVLDVIIGIIMWLIALTLLLSS; this is translated from the coding sequence ATGTTAGCTTTTTGGTATGGGATGGGCACCGGTTTTTCGCTTATTATGGCAATTGGTGCCCAAAACGCGTTTGTGCTTAAACAGGGTTTGAAAAAAAACTTTGTGTTTTCAGTTTGCTTAGTGTGTGCACTGTCTGATTCTATCTTAATTTATTTGAGTATTATGGGGTTTTCACATTTTATTACCCAGTATCCAATCGTTGTCACTATCGCTAAATATTTTGGCGCTATTTTTCTTTTTTGTTATGGTTTACGGAGTTTTTATACTGCCATAAAAAAACAGGGATCGTTAAAACCTAGCGACCTTGAAAAAGGGAGTTTTTTCAAAGTGATCGGTGTTTGTTTAGCCTTTACTTGGTTAAATCCGCACGTTTATTTAGATACCGTATTGTTGATTGGTTCAGTCTCGTTGCAATTTAGTGATGCAACCTATCAATTTGCCTGTGGCACGATTTTGGCATCTTGGATTTTCTTTTTTTCATTAGGTTATGGCGCTAGAATGCTTTTGCCTCTATTTACCAATCCTATTTCGTGGAAAGTATTAGATGTGATCATTGGCATTATTATGTGGTTGATAGCGTTAACGCTTTTACTATCATCTTAA